The window CTCAATCATCCGGCAGAAGCCGGCCGAATCCTTTTTAAAGGCCATGCCGGTTGTAATCAGCAGGGTATGGGGTTTGATAAAGGATGTAATGTCCGGCGTTTCTGATATATCGGCGCTGTCCACCTTGCGGGACAAATCGGCGGCTTGGTTCAAAACGGTCATTTGAGAGAAGGGCGGGTTTTTTAAAAGTTCTGCAATAGAAATCATATTTTATCTTCCAGCCATTTTATTATTTCTTCATATGTCAATCTTCCTGACTCATCGTTTACATCTCTATCGAAGTCGTGGGCTTCTCTGTAGATTGTTATAAGGTGTGAGTTTGGTATTAGCTTACGTAGTGTCTTTGTCATTCTATATGGCACATCTGGGTCTAGGGTTGCCGCTACCAATATTGTCGGCGGGAAAGCTTTAAGTTTTTCGTCATCTAATGAGTATTTTGTTGGATCTTCTTTTCCACAGAGGTGCTTTATCCACGTTCCTTCCTGTCTTGCCTTTATATAGAGGGAAAATCTCAAATTCATTGGGCCATATGTCACCGGGCTATCCGAGATAATTTTTTCTATGCTTTCATCCGGTACGCTGGCTAACTTGTTATAATATTTATTTGGTGTGTTAAATTGAACTTCGTCAAGCCTCGCATATCCATACAGGCTTATGATTGCCATTGGCATTAAGGCTTGATTTTTAATTAACATATCACACATCATAAAAGAGAGATAGGCTCCTGCCGACCTCCCAAATAGCACATATTTATTATTTTTTAATTTAAATACCTTGTCCAGATTTTTCAAATAGAAGAAAAGCATTTCGAAGGCTGATTTTAAAATCATGTCCAGTTTTGATTCCGGTGCTAATGGATAATCTAGCGCCAAAAAATCATACCCTGCGTTTAAAAAATTATTTATATAAATTTCCGGCAGGTCGTCTCTCACTCCATAAAGCAGTCCGCCGCCATGAAAATATAGTATCGTTATGTTTTTTCTATTATTTTTTGCCCTATGCAAATTCACATTCAATTTGATATTTTCTTCTGTCACAAAGCTGAAAATTTCCGGTTTATTCATTAATTTTCCCCCCGTCAATCAGTTTAAACAGCCTTGAGGCTATTTGAATTTGAAGTAGTTCCTCCGGGTTCATAAAATCTATGTCCAGCAGATTTTTTATCTTGTCAATTCTATACCTCACAGTCTTTGGGTGAAGAAACAGCTTTTCAGAGGTGAGGATATAGTTTTGATTTGTGTCTAGAAAGGTTTTTAGAGTCTCGAATAGTAGGGGATACTTGTGTCTGAAATTAGCTATTCTGGGAGATATGAACTTTCTAAGATCGTCCAGACTGTTTGAATCTAAGAATAGTTTGTAAATTCCTAGCTCCTCATAGGGCAATATTTTATTCGAATTGTAGAATAACATTAGTACTTTTAGCGTGTCCAAAACTTCTCTGTTTGCTTTTGGAATGTCCAATTTTTCTACTTTTGAGCTGATACTTACATAGTAATAGAACTCTTTAAACAGGCCATTTTCAACCAGAGAATTCATTATTTTTTCAATAGAGTCTGCATTAAGGCTATTTTGATTATCGCTAAAATTAAGTATAAACACCACTATATCCAATTTTTCCAGGAAAATTATATCTTTGAAACTGGATTTAAATTTGATTCTAATCTGCCTTAGAGTTTGGGGCATGAGATTTTTGCCCACATTTCTTTTTTCGTCTCGTTGATACAGCTTTATGAGAATCACTTGGTAGTGCTTATGTCTATTTATATTAAGGGATTCCAATACCTCATCTATGTCTTTTTCCGCGTAGAGTCTATCATTTAATAGGTCGCCTATGATGTTATTTTTTTGTTGAAATAGATTTTGCGAGATTATATAGTTTTTTAATAGTTCCATCTGTAAAAATTTTACTGCGTTTTCTATTACCATAAAATCTTCTGAACTAATTTTATCCGGCAGTTCGTGGATAACTAGTTCGTAGTCATCATATACGAGATGGGGTATACGGACTCTAATCTGTTCGCCGGCTATCTTTGGATTAGTGCCATTATAGACTACTTTTTTACGCTCATACTTGAAATGCACGTACTTCTCAGTTGAAACTTCACTTGTATCTATTACTGTCACGTCGCAAAGTTCAGGGTTTGTGCTGATTTCAGTTCCCTTTGCAGAATTAATAAGGCTTACATCACGCAGTATCATTTTTTTAAATTCACATAGTATCTTGTTCATTGACGGCATTTTCATCGCAAGGCTGGTTAGCTCGCTATGTACTTCGTAATACTTATTCAAGAGGTTCATATTTTTATTTATTATTGGCCCTAATATCTCGAGAATGATAGATTCATATTTTACATCCTTACTAATCTGGATTAACGGGATTAAATAGTTGTCGCAAAGCTCGATTATTTTAGTTGGTATCTGGGTAACCAGTCTATCGATCTTAATTATAACCGCACTAATGCCTATGTTATGGAGTTTTTCAAAAAATACGTCCAATTCACTATCGCTCAAATTTTGCAGAGCAAAAAAACTGGTAAGGATAACCTCTCCAGAACGCCCCCAATTTGCTATGTCAGTTGCCTCAAGTACGTTGACACCATGTATTTCATTTAAGATTCCATTTTTGCCGGCTATTAATTTTGTCCCATAAAGGGATGGCATTTTTAGTATGTCTTTGATGTTCAAATTACTACTCCTTTATCCTTTAAGTATAAAAAAAACATGATTTTTATGATTTTATGCCAATGATAATGCAAAAAAATAGTGATATAATGGCGATAATTGATTTAACGAAATATTAACACAATAAAGGAGATTTGGAAATGCTATATACGGTAATTAAGAAAAATAGTTATCAAGATTCGATCAATCTTATGTTGCTCACTAATTCAATTAATACTCTTGCTGGTATAACAAAGTGCTCAATAATGATGGGTACTGATGCAAATAAGGACATCCTTAAAAATAGTGGACTTCTTACAGCAGAAGCTGAAAGTGCAGCTCCAAGTGATATGATTATTGTAGTCGAGACAGCGGATGAAAAGATTGTTGAAAATGTTCTTAGTGAAACGGATAAGTTCTTAAATGACCTGGCTGTTAAAAGAAAGAATAATAACGCCCTAAGCGTAACCAGTATAGAGGCTGCATTAGAAGAGATGCCTGATGCGAATTTAGCATTGTTTTCAATACCGGGAGAATACGCAGCCGACGAGATAGAAAAAGCTCTTGATCAAGGACTGCATGTATTTTCCTTCACCGATAATATCTCATTAGAAGATGAAGTGAGACTTAAGCAGAAAGCGCATGAAAAGGGACTATTATTGATGGGGCCTGACTGTGGAACGGGAATTATTTCCAGCATCCCCATAGCGTTTACAAACGTTGTAAGACCTGGCAACATCGGTATCGTTGGAGCTTCTGGAACGGGCATACAAGAAGTTACGACCATTATCGACAGGCTAGGTGGTGGCGTTGTACATGCAATCGGAACAGGCGGACGTGATTTGAGCGAAGAAGTCAATGCGGTAACCGTTCGTGATGCGATATTGGGACTTGAATATCACGACCCTACTGATGTAATTGTAGTCATTTCCAAACCACCGGCCAAAAAAGTCAGGGATGAAATTGTAGAGCTGCTGCATAGTGTTACAAAACCTGTAGTTGCCATATTCCTGGGTGAAAAGCCGGATCATCATGAGGGTAATGTATATTTGGCACATACTCTCGAAGAAACGGCAATGATTGCCCTAGACCTTGCAAACAACAGACCTGTTAAACCTAATTATATGGAAGAAATTAAATATGAGGTAAAGGCTCCACTGGCATCAGATATGACAGTAAAGGGACTATACTCAGGCGGTACACTCGCTGCTGAAGCCGGAATGCTGATCACTGAGGCCCTAGGGCTTGGAAAACTGACCAAAAAAGAAGGTTATATTCTTAATGCCAATGGATACGAAGTTATGGATCTGGGCGATGATATTTACACACAAGGAAAACCACATCCAATGATCGATCCAGAAATTAGAATCAACAAGATAAACGAATATGCGCAGGACAAGAACACAGGAGTAATACTTCTTGACTGCGTACTTGGATATGGCTCACATTCAGATATGGCAAAAGCATTATCTGGTGCCATCAAGGATGCAATACAAACAGCAAAGGAAAATGGACGGGAACTGTATTTCGTAGCAACGGTTTGTGGAACAGAGTACGATCCGCAAAGCTACCAGGCATCAATAAAAACTCTGAAAGAATGCGGTGTCTTGGTAGAAGAAAGTAACGCAAAAGCAATAAGACTTGCGCTTAAATTAAAAGGAATAGACTTTAAAGAAGCTGATAAATACGTAGTAGAAAGAAAGGCTGAAAAGAAAGCACTGCCAACAATCAGCGATAGTGTGATGGACCTGTTAAACTCCAAACCGCGTATTGTAAATATTGGCCTTACAAGCTTTACAGAATCAATTCTGGCGTATGGCGGAAGTACAGTACAATGTGATTGGCAACCAGCAGCAGGCGGCAATAAAAAACTGATAAAGATATTAAATCAACTTTCAAAAATGGAAGAGATAGAAAAAGGCAACAGTGAAGTCATTGACAAAATGAAAAGCTCCCAGCCTTTCTTGATTGACGTAGTACCGGCAAAATCAGTAATAGAAATCTTAAATGATAGAGTATTACTACACGCAGGCCCACCCATTCAATACCCTAATATGACGGGACCAATGAAAGGTGCCTGTATTGGGGCGATATTATTCGAAGGTTGGGCAGAGGATGAAAAGAGCGCAAAGGAATTACTGGAAAGTGGAGGGGTGAAATTCATACCCTGCCATCATGTAAATGCAGTAGGTCCTATGGGAGGAATTACGTCAGGCAACATGCCAGTGCTAGTTGTAGAAAATAAGTTGGATGGATCCATTGGATATTGCATCATGAATGAAGGCATCGGAAAAGTGCTTCGATTCGGAGCTTTTTCGGAAGAAGTTGTAAATAGATTAAGATGGATGAGAGATTCTTTAGGACCGGTATTATCAAAAGCGCTACAGAGAAAAGAAGGCGGTTTGAACCTAAATGTACTCATTGCGAAGGCCATTACCATGGGGGATGAATTCCACCAAAGAAATATAGCTGCTACACTGAACTTTTTGAAAGAAATTACACCACTGATCACGGAACTTGACATTGACCAAAAAGAAAAGTATGACGTAATAAAATTCCTAGCAGATACCGATCAATTTTTCTTAAACATCATGATGGCAGCCAGTAAATCCATCGTGGATTGTGCAAGAAAAGTTACAAGGGGTACGGTAGTTACAACAATGGCTAGGAATGGAGAGAATTTTGGCGTACGAATCAGCGGAATGGGCGATGAATGGTTTACAGCACCAGTTAATACTCCAAATGGGCTCTATTTCACAGGATATTCAGAAGGTGACGCAAATCCGGATATCGGCGACAGTGCCATCACAGAGACGGTGGGAGTCGGAGGCATGGCAATGGTAGCAGCTCCCGGAGTTACAAGATTTATCGGTGCGGGTGGATTCCATGACGCATTAAAAATCTCAAATGAAATGGATAAAATCTGTATTTCCAATAATTCAAACTGGAGTATTCCAACTTGGGATTTCAAGGGAGCGTGCCTCGGGATCGACGCTAGAAAAGTAGTGGCAACTGGCATTACGCCTCTGATCAATACGGGCATAGCGCATAAAAACATGGGAGTAGGTCAGATCGGAGCTGGAACAGTGCGTGCACCGCTGGCTTGCTTTGAAAAAGCAATTATTGCATATGCGAAAAAATTGGGGATAGACGTTGAGTAGTAATGAACTCAAACATAATAGAGAGGTAAAGAGCAATTTATTGCCTCTCTATCTTAAAAACCATCGCGTCGGTAAAGTGCACAGCAAATTTAATAACGGGCTCAATGTACAATTTGATGATGCTTTAATTTATGTTGGTGGTGGCGGGAGTCCCCTTTCTGCGTTCGGACTGAATATAGAAGAAGAGAAGCTAAACGCGATACTTACTTCTGTAAGAATCGATGATATGGTTGTAAACAAAGATGATAAGTTAATTTTTTATAGTGTGGATGGAACAATAAATATTTATTATAAAGAGATAGAAAAGGTAGATTTAACGCTTCCAAAAATCAAATGCAACATTAATGAGATACCTAATACTGGACTATATAACTATTTAAAAAACATTGAATTTGAAAAATGTATAGGAATCAATTTAGATGAAGAAACAAGTAAACATGTAGATTTATTATTGAATTCCGATAAAGCAGATTGGAATATCAATGTTATGATTATAAGATTTTTCGTGGGCAGAGGTAAAGGATTGACACCTAGCGGCGATGACATTCTCATAGGATTTACGCTGGCGCTTATGATGTTTGGCAAATTCAATAGTTGGCGGAACGCTCTTGAAGCGGAGGTCACCAGAGATAGAACGACCATGATCAGTGTGGCATATCTTAGTGCTTTATTAGTAGGGTATGCAAGCGAGTCTTTTATACGGCTTGTAAAGCTGATAGACGATGTAGAGATGGAGAAAATAGAAAAAACCATAAAAGAAGTACAGTCATTTGGTCATACTTCAGGAAATGATACATTGTTTGGATTGTTATTAGGGTTAAAATTTTTACGTAATCAGAAAGTATACACTTTCTCGATTCCAAGTAAGAACGACTAAGGCTTCTACCTTCGTCTGCGGACTTGGTCGAAACCAAGTCTTTTCTTAACAAATCAATGGGAGGGATAATATATGGACATTACGCTGAGTGAAATTCAAGAGACGATGGAGTGGTTATCTTCGATCAGTGATGATAAAGGACCGGGGACAACACGGCTTCTATACTCGGCAAGCTGGCTACAGGCCCAGAAAGAGCTCGAAGCGCGCTTTGAAGCACTGGGGATGAAGTGTCACTTCGATGCTGTAGGCAACTTGTACGGCACCTTGGAAGGAACCGAGATGCCGGAGAAGACAATTGCTACCGGGTCTCACGTTGACACGGTCGCAAGAGGAGGAAAACTGGATGGACAACTGGGGATTTTCGGAGGATACCTTGCCGTAAAGAATTTGCTTGAAACATTCGGGAGACCTAAGAAGAGCATCCAGATTATTTCGATGGCTGAGGAAGAAGGCTCTAGGTTCCCTTATGTTTTCTGGGGCAGCAAGAACATTTTCGGTCTGGCAAAAAAAGAGGACGTTGAGACAATTAAAGATGCCAACGGAATCGGTTTTGCCCAGGCCATGCACAATTGCGGTTTCGACTTTGCCACGGCCAGCAAGGACAGAAAGGATATTGAGGCTTTTATTGAACTACACATCGAACAAGGTAATTTCCTTGAAGAAGAGAATTTCACGGTTGGTGTGGTGAATTCGATAGTGGGGCAGAAGCGCTATAATATTACACTCAAAGGCGAAGCAAACCATGCTGGCACCACCCTCATGCGTTTCCGCAAAGATACGGTTGAATGTATGGCCCGTATCGTGATCCATGCCATTGATAAAGCGAAGGCGGCAGGCGATCCGCTGGTTATCACTTTTGGTAAAGTCGTGCCAAAGCCCAATACGGTCAACGTTGTTCCAGGAGAAACCTTGTTTACAATGGATTGCCGTCATACTGATGCAAAATTCCTGCAGGAATTTACAACCGGTCTTGAGGCTGATATGAAGGAGATTGCTGGCAGTAAGGGTATTGTGATTGAATTTGACAACTGGATGAACGAGACGCCCGTATTGATGGATAAAAACGTCGTTGATATTATTGAGCGTGTCTGCAAAGATAACAAGATGAATTACAAAGTTATGCACAGCGGTGCTGGTCATGACTCTCAGATTTTTGCGCCCCGGGTTCCCACAGGAATGATTTTTGTCCCGAGTATCAAGGGGATTAGTCATAATCCGGCGGAAGATACGAAAGTCGAGGATCTTCGTGAGGGAATCAAAGCGCTGGCATATACGCTCTACGAACTTGCTTATTAATACAAATAAGAAAGGATGTTTATTATGAACACACAGGCATTAA is drawn from Pelosinus sp. IPA-1 and contains these coding sequences:
- a CDS encoding alpha/beta hydrolase, with product MNKPEIFSFVTEENIKLNVNLHRAKNNRKNITILYFHGGGLLYGVRDDLPEIYINNFLNAGYDFLALDYPLAPESKLDMILKSAFEMLFFYLKNLDKVFKLKNNKYVLFGRSAGAYLSFMMCDMLIKNQALMPMAIISLYGYARLDEVQFNTPNKYYNKLASVPDESIEKIISDSPVTYGPMNLRFSLYIKARQEGTWIKHLCGKEDPTKYSLDDEKLKAFPPTILVAATLDPDVPYRMTKTLRKLIPNSHLITIYREAHDFDRDVNDESGRLTYEEIIKWLEDKI
- a CDS encoding PucR family transcriptional regulator ligand-binding domain-containing protein, with protein sequence MNIKDILKMPSLYGTKLIAGKNGILNEIHGVNVLEATDIANWGRSGEVILTSFFALQNLSDSELDVFFEKLHNIGISAVIIKIDRLVTQIPTKIIELCDNYLIPLIQISKDVKYESIILEILGPIINKNMNLLNKYYEVHSELTSLAMKMPSMNKILCEFKKMILRDVSLINSAKGTEISTNPELCDVTVIDTSEVSTEKYVHFKYERKKVVYNGTNPKIAGEQIRVRIPHLVYDDYELVIHELPDKISSEDFMVIENAVKFLQMELLKNYIISQNLFQQKNNIIGDLLNDRLYAEKDIDEVLESLNINRHKHYQVILIKLYQRDEKRNVGKNLMPQTLRQIRIKFKSSFKDIIFLEKLDIVVFILNFSDNQNSLNADSIEKIMNSLVENGLFKEFYYYVSISSKVEKLDIPKANREVLDTLKVLMLFYNSNKILPYEELGIYKLFLDSNSLDDLRKFISPRIANFRHKYPLLFETLKTFLDTNQNYILTSEKLFLHPKTVRYRIDKIKNLLDIDFMNPEELLQIQIASRLFKLIDGGKINE
- the fdrA gene encoding acyl-CoA synthetase FdrA, translated to MLYTVIKKNSYQDSINLMLLTNSINTLAGITKCSIMMGTDANKDILKNSGLLTAEAESAAPSDMIIVVETADEKIVENVLSETDKFLNDLAVKRKNNNALSVTSIEAALEEMPDANLALFSIPGEYAADEIEKALDQGLHVFSFTDNISLEDEVRLKQKAHEKGLLLMGPDCGTGIISSIPIAFTNVVRPGNIGIVGASGTGIQEVTTIIDRLGGGVVHAIGTGGRDLSEEVNAVTVRDAILGLEYHDPTDVIVVISKPPAKKVRDEIVELLHSVTKPVVAIFLGEKPDHHEGNVYLAHTLEETAMIALDLANNRPVKPNYMEEIKYEVKAPLASDMTVKGLYSGGTLAAEAGMLITEALGLGKLTKKEGYILNANGYEVMDLGDDIYTQGKPHPMIDPEIRINKINEYAQDKNTGVILLDCVLGYGSHSDMAKALSGAIKDAIQTAKENGRELYFVATVCGTEYDPQSYQASIKTLKECGVLVEESNAKAIRLALKLKGIDFKEADKYVVERKAEKKALPTISDSVMDLLNSKPRIVNIGLTSFTESILAYGGSTVQCDWQPAAGGNKKLIKILNQLSKMEEIEKGNSEVIDKMKSSQPFLIDVVPAKSVIEILNDRVLLHAGPPIQYPNMTGPMKGACIGAILFEGWAEDEKSAKELLESGGVKFIPCHHVNAVGPMGGITSGNMPVLVVENKLDGSIGYCIMNEGIGKVLRFGAFSEEVVNRLRWMRDSLGPVLSKALQRKEGGLNLNVLIAKAITMGDEFHQRNIAATLNFLKEITPLITELDIDQKEKYDVIKFLADTDQFFLNIMMAASKSIVDCARKVTRGTVVTTMARNGENFGVRISGMGDEWFTAPVNTPNGLYFTGYSEGDANPDIGDSAITETVGVGGMAMVAAPGVTRFIGAGGFHDALKISNEMDKICISNNSNWSIPTWDFKGACLGIDARKVVATGITPLINTGIAHKNMGVGQIGAGTVRAPLACFEKAIIAYAKKLGIDVE
- a CDS encoding DUF2877 domain-containing protein, giving the protein MSSNELKHNREVKSNLLPLYLKNHRVGKVHSKFNNGLNVQFDDALIYVGGGGSPLSAFGLNIEEEKLNAILTSVRIDDMVVNKDDKLIFYSVDGTINIYYKEIEKVDLTLPKIKCNINEIPNTGLYNYLKNIEFEKCIGINLDEETSKHVDLLLNSDKADWNINVMIIRFFVGRGKGLTPSGDDILIGFTLALMMFGKFNSWRNALEAEVTRDRTTMISVAYLSALLVGYASESFIRLVKLIDDVEMEKIEKTIKEVQSFGHTSGNDTLFGLLLGLKFLRNQKVYTFSIPSKND
- the allC gene encoding allantoate deiminase, producing the protein MDITLSEIQETMEWLSSISDDKGPGTTRLLYSASWLQAQKELEARFEALGMKCHFDAVGNLYGTLEGTEMPEKTIATGSHVDTVARGGKLDGQLGIFGGYLAVKNLLETFGRPKKSIQIISMAEEEGSRFPYVFWGSKNIFGLAKKEDVETIKDANGIGFAQAMHNCGFDFATASKDRKDIEAFIELHIEQGNFLEEENFTVGVVNSIVGQKRYNITLKGEANHAGTTLMRFRKDTVECMARIVIHAIDKAKAAGDPLVITFGKVVPKPNTVNVVPGETLFTMDCRHTDAKFLQEFTTGLEADMKEIAGSKGIVIEFDNWMNETPVLMDKNVVDIIERVCKDNKMNYKVMHSGAGHDSQIFAPRVPTGMIFVPSIKGISHNPAEDTKVEDLREGIKALAYTLYELAY